From the Lampris incognitus isolate fLamInc1 chromosome 10, fLamInc1.hap2, whole genome shotgun sequence genome, one window contains:
- the slc16a5b gene encoding monocarboxylate transporter 6 — MTEGVEGQAHTLAPRNRHNHGSSLDVWRSSRATLGGSEEAEYTGESGMERSDSEEPTKEEDQEQTSAPATLGGGDGQEDGPAGHSQLVAPDGGWGWVVLVATILVLALTLAFPSCIGIFYTDLQTEFNTSNTETSWVPAIMTAVLHAGGPLCSVLVERFGCRVTVMVGGVLSGLGMAVSALARTITELYITGIITGLGFCFAFQPSVTMMGHYFVRRRAFANALSSTGTALGLSILPLFANFLLTQFGWRGSFLVLGGILLNCCVCGAVMRPVDAASGLNRLKHTQGSSELSNLPVQREEGGLKARLRAVLFGFVAFLRRHMAFDLLLSNSRYCAYAVGITWMMLGFVVPLVYLVPYATDNGMEQDRAALLMSILGLVNIAVRPLAALLFGLSRFRGSGCFVYIFAAALLVNGLSNAICGASASFNVLLLYVVIFGVSMSVIGSLLFTVLMDTVEMSRFPSALGLISMLESGTLLIGPPLAGLLVDRMGQYSYVFYACSVSVSSAGLFLMGSFYFLDSKHDREKTKKRKKKKKKKKKKKKKPTGLYLRPTLILVPDCEQGQEETDMVYVTNV, encoded by the exons ATGACCGAGGGGGTGGAGGGCCAGGCTCACACACTGGCCCCGAGGAACAGACACAACCACGGGAGCAGTCTCGATGTCTGGCGGAGCAGCAGGGCAACGCTGGGGGGCTCTGAGGAAGCCGAGTACACCGGCGAATCAGGAATGGAGCGCAGTGATTCAGAGGAGCCCACCAaagaagaggaccaagagcaaACCTCCGCCCCGGCTACCCTCGGCGGTGGTGACGGGCAGGAGGATGGCCCCGCTGGGCACAGCCAACTCGTGGCGCCCGATGGAGGCTGGGGCTGGGTGGTGCTGGTCGCCACCATCCTGGTTCTGGCACTTACACTGGCCTTCCCATCGTGCATTGGCATTTTCTACACCGATCTGCAGACGGAGTTCAACACCAGCAACACTGAGACGTCCTGGGTGCCTGCCATCATGACTGCTGTGCTGCATGCTGGGG GTCCATTGTGCAGCGTTTTAGTGGAGCGCTTCGGTTGCCGGGTAACAGTGATGGTAGGCGGGGTGCTGAGTGGACTGGGCATGGCGGTCAGCGCCTTGGCTAGGACCATCACCGAGCTGTACATCACTGGCATCATAACAG GACTGGGATTCTGCTTCGCTTTCCAGCCGTCAGTGACTATGATGGGTCACTACTTTGTGCGCCGCCGTGCCTTCGCTAACGCCTTGTCATCTACTGGCACTGCTCTGGGCCTTAGCATCCTGCCGCTGTTTGCCAACTTCCTGCTCACTCAATTCGGCTGGCGCGGCAGCTTCCTTGTGCTGGGAGGGATTTTGCTGAATTGCTGTGTGTGCGGGGCCGTCATGAGGCCAGTGGACGCCGCATCAGGGCTAAACAGACTCAAGCACACCCAAGGGTCTAGTGAACTAAGCAATCTCCCTGTGCAGCGGGAAGAGGGGGGGCTAAAGGCACGCCTTAGGGCTGTTCTCTTTGGCTTCGTCGCCTTCCTGCGCAGACACATGGCCTTTGACCTGCTGCTCAGCAACTCTCGCTACTGTGCCTATGCGGTGGGGATAACGTGGATGATGCTAGGTTTTGTGGTGCCGCTGGTCTATCTGGTGCCTTACGCTACTGACAACGGCATGGAGCAGGACCGTGCTGCCCTGCTCATGTCCATCCTGGGCCTGGTGAACATTGCTGTACGGCCCCTGGCTGCCCTCCTCTTCGGCCTCTCGCGTTTCAGAGGGAGCGGCTGTTTTGTTTACATATTCGCTGCCGCCTTGCTTGTGAACGGTCTGAGTAACGCCATTTGCGGCGCATCCGCGTCCTTCAACGTCCTCTTGCTGTACGTGGTGATCTTCGGCGTTTCCATGAGTGTGATCGGCTCGCTGCTCTTCACCGTGCTGATGGACACCGTGGAAATGAGTCGCTTCCCATCGGCCCTAGGGCTTATCAGCATGCTGGAGAGTGGAACATTGCTTATCGGACCACCCCTAGcag GCCTCTTGGTGGACAGAATGGGCCAGTATTCCTATGTCTTCTATGCCTGCAGTGTGTCCGTGTCCTCCGCTGGACTCTTTCTCATGGGGTCCTTCTACTTCCTGGACAGCAAGCATGACAGGGAGAagacaaagaagaggaagaagaagaagaagaagaagaagaagaagaagaagaaaccaaCAGGTCTCTACCTGAGGCCAACCTTGATCCTTGTCCCTGACTGTGAGCAGGGCCAAGAAGAAACAGACATGGTTTATGTCACCAATGTGTAG